A section of the Bifidobacterium sp. ESL0728 genome encodes:
- the rpoB gene encoding DNA-directed RNA polymerase subunit beta, translating to MAENKLKTNTTQVIARADEHDIKLHKASDRVNFGSIREPIDVPYLLGVQTDSFDWLIGNARWKKKAEADIKAGTNNVAHTSGLQEVFEEISPIENFAQTMSLTFSDPYFEEPRHTVQECKEKDYTYSAPLYVNAEFENGDTGEIKSQTVFMGDFPLQTPHGTFIIGGTERVIVSQLVRSPGVYFDRTPDRTSDKEVFGAKIIPSRGAWLEFEIDKRDVLGVRVDRKRKQSAIVFLMAIGMTKDEIAKSFKDYPLVLDALEKETINTQDEALTDLYRKIRPADTATPEAGKNLLESFYFNNHRYDLARVGRYKINRKLGLEADPTDRSLSREDIIATIKYLVALHAGDKTFPGKRDGKKVDLRVETDDIDHFGNRRIRQVGELIQNQLRTGLSRMERVVRERMTTQDAEAITPQSLINIRPVNATIKEFFGTSQLSQFMDQNNPLSGVTNKRRLSALGPGGLSRDRASMEVRDVHPSHFGRMCPIESPEGPNIGLIGSLATFGRVNPFGFIETPYRKVVDGHVTNDIEYMTADRDAEHVIAQANQKLDENGNFVEKTALVRAGEDEAVDVPVSEVDYMDVSPRQMVSVGASLIPFLEHDEGHRALMGTNMQRQAVPLVKSERPLVGTGAEWRTAYDSGDTILSEKDGVVTYVSADIIRVTNDDGTQSSYKLAKFQRSNQTTNYNQVPLVHDGERVERGSVLADGSATEKGELALGKNVLVAFMPWNGYNYEDAVIISQRLVKDDTYSSIHIEEYEIDARDTKLGAEEITRDLPNVGEEAVANLDERGIIRIGAEVEAGDILVGKVTPKGETELTPEERLLRAIFGEKSREVRDTSLRVPHGETGTVISIKEITRDEAEEDGDELPNGVNSMIRVYIAQHRKITVGDKMSGRHGNKGCISRILPEEDMPFLPDGTPIDIMLNPLGVPSRMNLGQVLELHLGWIAHAGWDIKLDPDLEAEWKKYVPQGAEHGDPGTPVATPVFDGVRPDVIQGLLRSTLPDRDGNKLVSEDGKATLFDGRTGEPFPKPISVGYMYMLKLHHLVDDKIHARSTGPYSMITQQPLGGKAQFGGQRFGEMEVWALEAYGAAYTLHEMMTTKSDDVDGRVRAYGAIVKGENLPPAGIPESFKVLLKEMQSLSLNVEVLNADGVAIDLNDAEDDPVGNSNDLGFNIGARPDASAKDDQAAPQPEYR from the coding sequence TTGGCTGAAAATAAGCTCAAGACGAACACCACACAAGTCATCGCACGCGCCGATGAGCACGACATCAAGTTGCATAAGGCGTCGGACCGTGTGAATTTCGGTTCCATCAGGGAACCCATCGATGTGCCCTACCTTCTGGGGGTGCAGACCGATAGCTTCGATTGGCTCATCGGTAACGCACGCTGGAAGAAGAAGGCCGAAGCCGACATCAAGGCCGGCACCAACAACGTGGCCCATACTTCCGGCCTGCAGGAAGTCTTCGAGGAGATCTCCCCGATCGAGAACTTCGCGCAGACCATGAGCCTGACATTCTCCGACCCGTACTTCGAGGAACCGCGTCATACGGTCCAGGAGTGCAAGGAGAAGGATTACACCTATTCCGCACCTCTCTATGTCAACGCGGAATTCGAGAACGGCGACACCGGCGAAATCAAGAGCCAGACCGTCTTCATGGGCGATTTCCCGCTGCAGACCCCGCACGGCACCTTCATCATCGGCGGCACCGAGCGCGTCATCGTCTCGCAGCTCGTGCGTTCCCCGGGCGTCTACTTCGATCGCACGCCGGACCGCACCAGCGACAAGGAAGTCTTCGGCGCGAAGATCATCCCGTCGCGCGGCGCATGGCTCGAGTTCGAGATCGACAAGCGTGACGTTTTGGGCGTGCGCGTCGACCGCAAGCGCAAGCAGTCCGCCATCGTCTTCCTCATGGCCATCGGCATGACCAAGGACGAGATCGCCAAGTCCTTCAAGGATTATCCGCTCGTGCTCGATGCCCTCGAAAAAGAGACCATCAACACGCAGGACGAGGCCCTGACCGACCTCTACCGCAAGATTCGCCCTGCCGACACCGCCACCCCGGAAGCCGGCAAGAACCTGCTGGAGTCCTTCTACTTCAACAACCATCGTTACGACCTCGCACGCGTCGGCCGCTACAAGATCAACCGCAAGCTCGGCCTTGAAGCCGATCCGACCGATCGCAGCCTCTCGCGCGAAGACATCATCGCCACCATCAAGTACCTCGTGGCGCTGCATGCCGGCGACAAGACCTTCCCTGGCAAGCGTGACGGCAAGAAGGTCGACCTTCGCGTCGAAACCGACGATATCGACCACTTCGGCAACCGTCGTATCCGCCAGGTCGGCGAGCTGATCCAGAACCAGCTGCGCACCGGCCTGAGCCGTATGGAGCGCGTGGTTCGCGAGCGTATGACAACTCAGGACGCCGAGGCCATCACCCCGCAGTCCCTGATCAACATCCGCCCCGTGAATGCGACCATCAAGGAGTTCTTCGGAACCTCCCAGCTCTCGCAGTTCATGGACCAGAACAATCCGCTTTCCGGCGTGACCAACAAACGTCGTCTCTCCGCGTTGGGCCCCGGCGGCCTTTCGCGCGACCGCGCCTCCATGGAGGTTCGCGACGTTCACCCGTCCCACTTCGGACGCATGTGCCCGATCGAATCCCCTGAAGGCCCGAACATCGGCCTTATCGGCTCGCTTGCGACCTTCGGCCGCGTCAATCCGTTCGGCTTCATCGAGACCCCGTATCGCAAGGTCGTCGATGGTCACGTCACCAATGACATCGAATACATGACCGCCGACCGCGATGCCGAACACGTCATCGCCCAGGCCAACCAGAAGCTGGACGAGAACGGCAACTTCGTCGAGAAGACCGCACTTGTGCGTGCAGGCGAGGACGAGGCCGTCGATGTGCCCGTCTCCGAAGTCGACTACATGGACGTCTCCCCGCGCCAGATGGTTTCCGTCGGCGCCTCGCTGATTCCGTTCCTGGAGCACGATGAGGGCCACCGAGCACTGATGGGCACCAACATGCAGCGTCAGGCCGTTCCGCTCGTCAAGAGTGAGCGTCCGCTGGTGGGCACCGGCGCCGAATGGCGCACCGCCTACGATTCCGGCGACACCATCCTGAGCGAGAAAGACGGCGTGGTCACCTACGTTTCCGCGGATATCATTCGCGTCACGAACGACGACGGAACCCAGTCGAGCTACAAGCTTGCCAAGTTCCAGCGTTCCAACCAGACCACCAATTACAACCAGGTTCCGCTGGTTCATGACGGTGAACGCGTCGAGCGCGGCAGCGTCCTGGCCGACGGCTCGGCCACCGAAAAGGGTGAGCTGGCCTTGGGCAAGAACGTGCTGGTCGCGTTCATGCCTTGGAATGGCTACAACTACGAGGACGCCGTCATCATTTCCCAGCGTCTGGTGAAGGACGACACCTATTCCTCGATCCACATCGAAGAATATGAAATCGACGCCCGCGACACCAAGCTCGGTGCCGAGGAAATTACCCGCGATCTGCCGAACGTCGGCGAGGAAGCGGTGGCCAACTTGGACGAGCGCGGCATCATCCGCATCGGCGCCGAGGTCGAGGCCGGCGACATCCTGGTCGGCAAGGTCACGCCCAAGGGCGAGACCGAGCTCACCCCTGAGGAGCGACTGCTCCGCGCCATCTTCGGTGAGAAGAGCCGCGAAGTGCGTGACACCTCGCTGCGTGTGCCTCACGGCGAGACCGGCACGGTCATCTCCATCAAGGAGATCACCCGCGACGAGGCCGAAGAGGACGGCGACGAGCTGCCGAACGGCGTCAATTCGATGATTCGCGTCTACATCGCCCAGCACCGCAAGATCACGGTGGGCGACAAGATGTCCGGCCGCCATGGCAACAAGGGCTGCATCTCCCGCATCCTTCCGGAAGAGGACATGCCGTTCCTGCCCGATGGCACCCCGATCGACATCATGTTGAACCCTCTGGGCGTGCCTAGCCGTATGAACCTGGGCCAGGTGCTGGAACTGCACCTGGGCTGGATCGCTCACGCCGGTTGGGACATCAAGCTCGACCCGGATCTCGAGGCCGAATGGAAGAAGTACGTGCCGCAGGGCGCCGAGCACGGCGACCCGGGTACTCCGGTGGCCACCCCCGTCTTCGACGGCGTGCGTCCCGATGTGATCCAAGGCCTGCTTCGCAGCACCCTTCCCGACCGCGACGGCAACAAGCTCGTGAGCGAAGACGGCAAGGCGACGTTGTTCGACGGTCGTACCGGCGAGCCCTTCCCGAAGCCGATTTCCGTGGGCTATATGTACATGCTCAAGCTGCACCACCTCGTGGACGACAAGATCCACGCGCGTTCCACCGGCCCGTACTCCATGATCACCCAGCAGCCGCTGGGCGGCAAGGCACAGTTCGGCGGACAGCGCTTCGGCGAGATGGAGGTGTGGGCCCTCGAGGCCTACGGCGCCGCCTACACGCTGCACGAGATGATGACCACCAAGTCCGATGACGTCGACGGCCGCGTGCGCGCCTACGGTGCCATCGTGAAGGGCGAGAACCTGCCGCCGGCCGGCATTCCCGAATCCTTCAAGGTGTTGCTTAAGGAAATGCAGTCCCTCTCGCTCAACGTCGAAGTACTCAACGCCGACGGCGTGGCCATCGACCTGAACGACGCGGAGGACGACCCTGTGGGCAACTCCAACGATCTCGGCTTCAACATTGGCGCCCGCCCGGACGCCTCGGCCAAGGACGATCAGGCGGCACCTCAGCCGGAATACCGCTAG
- a CDS encoding FHA domain-containing protein, with product MSTLPFPPPPELGWYDDDATVASENHSVATESTQDSSAAQTPQTLVDEAVAEQKPAADDSWTSSAPRTNSEGEIEDWDGTVLSSAFMAEKPKKRYRLHNDATGQDIELTKSALLGRNVSANVPKGAMSIKLADPTRTVSRNHAAVSYDKDGALWIEDYGSLNGTYIVEDDHEQQVKDSPVLLKAPTTLRIGDQFFKLTEVKD from the coding sequence ATGAGCACTTTGCCTTTTCCGCCGCCACCAGAGCTTGGTTGGTACGACGATGACGCCACTGTTGCATCCGAAAATCACAGCGTGGCCACTGAGTCTACGCAGGATTCGAGTGCGGCGCAGACCCCGCAAACGCTGGTAGACGAGGCCGTTGCGGAGCAGAAGCCTGCCGCCGATGATTCATGGACTTCCTCGGCCCCTCGCACCAATAGCGAAGGCGAAATCGAGGATTGGGATGGAACGGTGCTTTCCAGCGCGTTCATGGCCGAGAAGCCGAAGAAGCGCTACCGTTTGCACAACGATGCCACCGGCCAGGATATCGAACTGACCAAAAGCGCTTTGCTGGGCCGCAACGTTTCGGCCAACGTACCGAAAGGCGCGATGTCCATCAAGCTCGCCGATCCGACGCGCACGGTTTCGCGCAACCACGCCGCCGTGAGCTACGACAAGGACGGTGCGCTCTGGATCGAGGATTACGGTTCGCTCAACGGCACGTATATCGTCGAAGACGACCACGAGCAGCAGGTCAAAGACAGCCCGGTTCTGCTCAAGGCTCCCACGACCCTGCGTATCGGCGACCAGTTCTTCAAGCTCACCGAAGTCAAAGACTGA
- a CDS encoding serine/threonine-protein phosphatase, which translates to MSEHPHIRAAMGSDIGRRRHNNQDSGVNEPGIYMVCDGMGGGVGGERASALTAEHFKSLAREPIRSRQIIESALDAAQHDVSELGHKLGGVAGTTATGIILPARPADDGSEQAPLWYVVNVGDSRTYHFDIDVGGNAVASSISHITKDHSQRQQAIDTGLMSPQMANATIPRNVITQCIGAPQGIKPDFYAVVPSGRFIVCSDGLYSEVADAEIAKISQANPNSQRAVEALIGAALKAGGDDNITVIVVDVWPDAADDEPWHASKLDDGEELETIGDVTLDSLHT; encoded by the coding sequence ATGTCTGAACATCCACACATTCGTGCAGCCATGGGCAGCGACATCGGCCGAAGGCGGCACAACAACCAAGACAGCGGGGTCAACGAACCTGGTATCTATATGGTCTGCGACGGCATGGGAGGCGGTGTCGGCGGCGAACGCGCGAGCGCACTGACCGCCGAGCACTTCAAATCCCTGGCCCGGGAACCCATCAGGTCGCGGCAAATCATTGAATCAGCGTTGGACGCAGCGCAGCACGACGTCTCTGAGCTGGGTCATAAACTCGGCGGTGTCGCCGGGACCACGGCCACAGGCATCATCCTCCCCGCCCGTCCTGCCGATGATGGCAGTGAGCAGGCCCCGCTTTGGTACGTGGTCAATGTCGGCGATTCCCGCACCTATCATTTCGACATCGATGTCGGGGGCAATGCGGTCGCGTCCTCGATCAGCCATATCACCAAGGACCATTCCCAGCGCCAGCAGGCCATCGATACGGGACTGATGTCGCCGCAAATGGCCAACGCGACCATTCCCCGCAACGTCATCACCCAGTGCATCGGTGCGCCGCAAGGTATCAAGCCTGATTTTTATGCCGTGGTGCCGTCCGGCCGATTCATCGTCTGTTCCGACGGGCTGTATTCCGAAGTCGCCGACGCCGAAATCGCAAAAATCAGCCAAGCGAACCCAAATTCGCAACGTGCGGTTGAAGCGCTGATTGGAGCCGCGCTTAAGGCCGGCGGGGATGACAACATCACCGTCATTGTCGTTGACGTGTGGCCTGACGCTGCCGATGATGAGCCGTGGCACGCCAGTAAACTCGATGACGGAGAGGAGCTGGAGACCATCGGGGACGTCACCCTCGACAGTCTGCACACATAA
- a CDS encoding DNA-directed RNA polymerase subunit beta' — protein MLDVNAFDKLRIGLATTEDIHKWSYGEVKKPETINYRTLKPEKDGLFGEQIFGPTRDWECACGKYKRVRFKGIVCERCGVEVTKSRVRRERMGHIELAAPVTHIWFFKGVPSRLGYLLDIAPKDLEKVIYFAAYMVTSVDEEQRQQDLPDLQDEFDTEIAQLNKRRDNEIEERAKKLEADMAELEASGDAKGSAKSKIRNSAEREMAAIRQRYDDQAQRLAAVFDRFKTLKPGDMEGDVDLWQEMVDRYGDYFEGSMGAEAIQKRLRDFDLEGAAKELREEIDTGSGQRKARALKRLKVVNAFLTTDNKPEAMVLNAIPVIPPDLRPMVQLDGGRFATSDLNDLYRRVINRNNRLKRLIELGAPEIMLNNEKRMLQEAVDSLFDNGRRGRPVTGASNRPLKSLSDMLKGKQGRFRQNLLGKRVDYSGRSVIVVGPSLRMHQCGLPKPMALELFKPFVIKKLVDQNYAQNMKSAKRLVDRQDSSVWDVLEDVISEHPVLLNRAPTLHRLGIQAFEPILVEGKAIHLPPLACAAFNADFDGDQMAVHLPLSVEAQAEARSLMMASDNILKPADGHTVTMPSQDMILGLYFLSTVVEGAKGQGRVLGTPEELRMAVDRHDVDVQAKVLVRLPKDFVLPTDWEPGELKVTDPEPGSPDVVKEERFKDGSYLFATSYGRLKFNETLPVDYPFINEQVAKGKLSTIVDDIATRYSTAQVAATLDALKDLGFTRAPWSGVTMSFSDIVEPPERLSIIHDYEGQADKVNDQYDMGLLTEEERRQELINLWTECTDKVADAMRDNFKDDNNVNIMVQSGARGNWMQIRQISGMRGLVANPKGEIISRPVKSNYREGLSVLEYFISQHGARKGLADTALRTAESGYLTRRLVDVAQEVIVREEDCGTKKGLAIKIADRDEDGNLVLVKDADGGPYSRLLAEDVIDPKDGKTVLYKRDDAMSMDVLRDMVAHGVEEVKARSVLTCESKRGVCAKCYGWSLATNRLVDVGEAVGVVAAQSIGEPGTQLTLRSFHSGGVASASDITQGLPRVTELFEARTPKGEAPITEYPGTVKVEDSDHGRQVTLTPDDTTIDPITYPVTRRAPLLVKDGDHVDTGTQLIEGSVDPKKILRILGPRAAQVNIVEGVHDVYRSQGVDIHDKHLEVIVHQMLRRITVIDSGTTSLLPGELVDQSKFRDANMKAVKEGGKPAAGRPELLGITKASLATDSWLSAASFQETTRVLTEAALEQKSDELKGLKENVIIGKLIPAGTGLARYRNATVEPDKAIRDTIYPNFGLGGDTAGTDFGEGGMDDMDFSNIDFGDLKLGDDFNPDDFLNDQGGATELGGDTDFGAGSGTDTNTGTGTGTDSSASQA, from the coding sequence GTGCTGGACGTCAACGCATTTGACAAACTGAGGATCGGACTCGCCACTACCGAGGACATCCACAAGTGGAGCTACGGCGAAGTCAAGAAGCCGGAAACCATCAACTATAGAACTTTGAAGCCCGAGAAGGACGGCCTGTTCGGAGAGCAGATCTTCGGACCGACCCGCGACTGGGAGTGCGCCTGCGGCAAATACAAGCGCGTCCGTTTCAAGGGCATCGTCTGCGAGCGCTGCGGCGTGGAGGTCACCAAATCCCGCGTCCGCCGCGAGCGCATGGGCCACATCGAGCTGGCCGCACCGGTAACGCACATCTGGTTCTTCAAGGGTGTGCCGAGCCGCTTGGGCTACCTGCTCGACATCGCTCCGAAGGACCTGGAGAAGGTCATCTACTTCGCGGCCTACATGGTCACGAGTGTGGACGAAGAGCAGCGCCAGCAGGATCTGCCGGATCTGCAGGACGAATTCGACACCGAGATCGCGCAGCTCAACAAGCGCCGCGACAACGAGATCGAGGAACGCGCCAAGAAGCTCGAAGCCGACATGGCGGAGCTTGAGGCGAGCGGCGATGCCAAGGGCAGCGCCAAATCCAAGATCCGCAACTCCGCCGAGCGCGAGATGGCGGCCATCCGCCAGCGTTACGACGATCAGGCGCAGCGTCTTGCTGCCGTGTTCGACCGCTTCAAGACCTTGAAGCCGGGCGACATGGAGGGCGACGTGGACCTGTGGCAGGAAATGGTCGACCGTTACGGCGATTATTTCGAAGGCTCCATGGGTGCCGAGGCCATTCAGAAGCGTCTGCGTGACTTCGACCTCGAAGGCGCCGCCAAGGAACTGCGCGAAGAGATCGACACCGGCTCCGGCCAGCGCAAGGCCCGCGCCCTGAAGCGCTTGAAGGTGGTCAACGCCTTCCTCACCACGGACAACAAGCCCGAGGCGATGGTGCTTAACGCCATTCCGGTCATTCCTCCGGATCTGCGCCCGATGGTGCAGCTCGATGGCGGCCGTTTCGCCACCTCCGACCTGAACGATCTTTATCGTCGTGTGATCAACCGCAACAACCGTTTGAAGAGGCTCATCGAGCTCGGCGCTCCCGAGATCATGCTCAACAACGAGAAGCGCATGCTGCAGGAAGCCGTCGACTCCCTGTTCGACAACGGCCGTCGTGGCCGCCCCGTCACCGGCGCTTCGAACCGCCCGCTGAAGTCCCTGAGCGACATGCTCAAGGGCAAGCAGGGCCGTTTCCGTCAGAACTTGCTCGGCAAGCGCGTGGATTATTCCGGCCGTTCCGTGATCGTCGTCGGCCCGTCCCTGCGTATGCACCAGTGCGGTCTGCCGAAGCCGATGGCCCTGGAGCTCTTCAAGCCCTTCGTCATCAAGAAGCTCGTGGATCAGAACTACGCGCAGAACATGAAGAGCGCGAAGCGCTTGGTCGACCGTCAGGATTCGTCCGTCTGGGACGTGCTTGAAGACGTCATCAGCGAGCACCCGGTGCTCCTGAACCGTGCGCCTACGCTGCATAGGCTCGGCATTCAGGCCTTCGAACCGATTCTGGTCGAGGGCAAGGCCATCCACCTGCCGCCGCTCGCCTGCGCCGCGTTCAACGCGGACTTCGATGGCGACCAGATGGCCGTCCACCTTCCGCTGAGCGTCGAGGCACAGGCCGAGGCCCGTTCCTTGATGATGGCTTCCGACAATATTCTGAAGCCGGCAGACGGCCACACCGTCACGATGCCGAGCCAGGATATGATTCTGGGCCTTTACTTCCTTTCCACCGTCGTGGAAGGTGCCAAGGGCCAGGGCCGTGTACTCGGAACACCTGAGGAACTGCGCATGGCCGTCGACCGCCACGACGTGGATGTGCAGGCCAAGGTGCTCGTGCGCCTGCCCAAGGACTTCGTGCTCCCCACCGATTGGGAACCCGGTGAATTGAAGGTCACCGACCCTGAGCCGGGCAGCCCCGATGTGGTCAAGGAAGAGCGTTTCAAGGACGGTTCCTACCTCTTCGCCACTTCTTACGGCCGCCTGAAGTTCAACGAGACCCTGCCTGTCGATTACCCGTTCATCAATGAGCAGGTCGCCAAGGGCAAGCTCTCCACGATCGTCGACGACATCGCCACGCGTTACTCCACCGCTCAGGTGGCCGCCACGCTGGACGCCCTGAAGGATCTCGGCTTCACCCGCGCTCCTTGGTCGGGCGTCACGATGTCCTTCTCCGACATCGTCGAGCCGCCGGAACGTCTCTCGATCATCCACGACTACGAAGGCCAGGCCGACAAGGTCAACGACCAGTACGACATGGGTCTGTTGACCGAAGAGGAACGCCGTCAGGAGCTCATCAACCTGTGGACCGAATGCACCGACAAGGTCGCGGACGCCATGCGCGATAACTTCAAGGACGACAACAACGTCAACATCATGGTGCAGTCCGGAGCCCGTGGCAACTGGATGCAGATTCGCCAGATCTCCGGTATGCGAGGCCTGGTGGCAAACCCGAAGGGCGAGATTATTTCCCGCCCGGTGAAGTCCAACTACCGTGAAGGCCTCTCCGTCTTGGAGTACTTCATCTCCCAGCACGGCGCCCGTAAGGGCCTGGCCGATACCGCGCTTCGTACCGCGGAATCGGGCTACCTGACCCGTCGTCTCGTCGACGTGGCCCAGGAGGTCATCGTTCGCGAAGAGGACTGCGGCACCAAGAAGGGTCTGGCAATCAAGATCGCCGACCGCGATGAGGACGGCAATCTCGTGCTCGTCAAGGACGCGGACGGCGGCCCCTACTCCCGTCTGCTGGCCGAAGATGTCATCGACCCGAAGGACGGCAAGACCGTGCTTTACAAGCGCGATGACGCCATGTCCATGGACGTGCTGCGCGACATGGTCGCTCACGGCGTCGAAGAGGTCAAGGCCCGTTCCGTGCTGACCTGCGAGTCCAAGCGCGGCGTGTGCGCGAAGTGCTATGGCTGGTCGCTGGCCACCAATCGCTTGGTCGATGTCGGCGAAGCCGTCGGCGTCGTCGCGGCGCAGTCCATCGGCGAGCCTGGCACGCAGCTTACGCTTCGTTCCTTCCACTCCGGCGGCGTCGCTTCCGCTTCCGATATCACCCAGGGTCTTCCCCGTGTCACCGAGCTTTTCGAGGCGCGTACGCCTAAGGGCGAGGCGCCGATTACGGAATACCCGGGCACCGTCAAGGTCGAGGATTCCGACCACGGCCGCCAGGTCACGCTGACCCCGGACGATACGACCATCGACCCGATCACCTACCCGGTGACCCGTCGCGCGCCGCTTCTGGTCAAGGACGGCGACCACGTCGACACCGGCACCCAGCTGATCGAAGGCTCCGTCGATCCGAAGAAGATTCTTCGCATCTTGGGACCCCGCGCAGCGCAGGTCAACATCGTCGAGGGCGTGCACGACGTGTACCGCTCCCAGGGCGTGGATATCCACGACAAGCACCTCGAGGTCATCGTCCACCAGATGCTTCGCCGCATCACGGTGATCGATTCCGGCACCACGAGCCTCTTACCCGGCGAGCTGGTCGACCAGTCCAAGTTCCGCGACGCCAATATGAAGGCCGTGAAGGAAGGCGGCAAGCCTGCTGCCGGTCGTCCGGAGCTCCTGGGCATCACCAAGGCTTCGCTGGCCACCGATTCCTGGCTCTCCGCCGCTTCGTTCCAGGAGACCACCCGTGTCTTGACGGAGGCTGCTTTGGAGCAGAAGTCCGACGAGCTCAAGGGCTTGAAGGAGAACGTCATCATCGGCAAGCTCATCCCTGCCGGCACCGGCCTTGCGCGTTATCGCAACGCGACGGTCGAACCCGACAAGGCCATCCGCGACACCATCTACCCGAACTTCGGCTTGGGCGGAGATACCGCTGGCACCGACTTCGGCGAGGGTGGCATGGACGATATGGACTTCTCCAATATCGACTTCGGCGACCTGAAGCTCGGCGACGACTTCAACCCCGATGACTTCCTCAACGATCAGGGCGGAGCAACTGAGCTCGGTGGAGACACCGATTTCGGTGCAGGCTCCGGCACTGACACCAACACAGGAACCGGAACCGGAACCGACAGTTCCGCCTCGCAGGCCTAA